A part of Methanobrevibacter sp. genomic DNA contains:
- a CDS encoding AAA family ATPase: MVNDLKIKNFGPIKSADFSIAPLTIFVGPNASGKSYATLLMHSLLNPFNRNIDSQLNSVKSLEYLLDGDGDLFNEFNENFINYLGSDFDFSEMSFEFPSDKFNRLLELGVGRFYTESVENKLKSNFDSSLDNLNNVVLNDSFNLEFNGIHFRNENNHLVVDGLLDAIGEIKIENENLILGVSRKNGNVVITLNPIALHLNTIKNEYIPSIIYGIISEVLIYNLISNSYYIPASSYAISNDLNDNLSKQINGDFKASKIDKELMSLLLNNKSSGEGFFKSIAVKMSVEIFGGILDFKDVDEGIKFIDTQNNVEFDFNSVSSSIKELAPFIKYLSDLSRENDTVIIEEPENHLHPKNQRILVKYLVELINRGLNIILNTHSDYILEQFNNFIRLGGVDEDKLNQLNYSTKHVLDHEDIRIYNFKKESDYLFEADLVDVNETGFVDENFSKITDELYDESVDIIDSMKR, from the coding sequence ATGGTTAATGATTTGAAGATTAAAAATTTCGGTCCAATCAAAAGTGCAGATTTTAGCATTGCTCCTTTGACCATCTTTGTCGGACCTAATGCTTCGGGTAAGTCTTATGCTACTCTTTTAATGCATTCGTTGCTAAATCCATTTAATCGGAATATTGATTCTCAACTTAATTCAGTCAAATCTTTGGAGTACTTGCTTGATGGGGATGGCGACCTTTTCAATGAGTTTAATGAGAATTTTATAAATTATTTGGGGTCTGATTTTGATTTTTCTGAAATGTCTTTTGAATTTCCGAGTGATAAATTTAACAGGTTGCTTGAATTAGGTGTCGGTAGATTTTACACAGAATCAGTTGAAAATAAGCTGAAAAGTAATTTTGACAGTTCCCTGGATAATCTTAATAATGTGGTTTTGAATGATTCGTTTAATTTGGAATTTAATGGCATTCATTTTAGAAATGAAAATAATCATTTGGTAGTGGATGGTTTGCTTGATGCAATTGGGGAGATTAAAATTGAAAATGAGAATTTGATATTGGGTGTTTCAAGAAAAAATGGTAATGTTGTGATTACTTTGAATCCTATTGCATTGCATTTGAATACCATTAAAAATGAGTATATTCCTTCAATTATTTATGGAATCATATCGGAGGTTTTAATTTATAATTTGATAAGTAATTCTTATTATATTCCTGCTTCAAGCTATGCAATATCTAATGATTTAAATGATAATTTATCTAAACAGATTAATGGTGATTTCAAGGCATCTAAAATAGATAAGGAATTGATGTCATTGCTTTTGAATAATAAGTCTTCTGGCGAAGGATTTTTTAAAAGTATTGCTGTTAAAATGAGTGTGGAAATTTTTGGTGGCATTCTTGACTTTAAGGATGTTGATGAGGGTATAAAATTCATTGACACTCAAAACAATGTGGAATTTGATTTCAATTCTGTTTCATCATCAATAAAGGAATTGGCTCCTTTTATAAAATATTTGTCTGATTTGTCAAGAGAAAATGATACTGTAATCATTGAAGAGCCAGAAAATCATCTTCATCCAAAAAATCAAAGAATTCTTGTTAAATATTTGGTGGAATTAATCAACCGTGGATTGAATATAATATTGAATACTCATAGTGATTATATTCTGGAGCAGTTTAATAATTTCATCAGACTGGGTGGGGTCGATGAGGATAAATTAAATCAGTTGAATTATTCCACTAAACACGTCCTTGACCATGAAGACATTAGAATATATAACTTTAAAAAGGAATCTGATTATCTGTTTGAAGCGGATTTGGTTGATGTTAATGAAACAGGTTTTGTTGATGAGAATTTCTCTAAAATCACTGATGAATTATATGATGAATCTGTAGACATCATTGATTCAATGAAGAGGTGA